One Schistocerca cancellata isolate TAMUIC-IGC-003103 chromosome 1, iqSchCanc2.1, whole genome shotgun sequence genomic region harbors:
- the LOC126174340 gene encoding uncharacterized protein LOC126174340 codes for MEEVDEAEKEASEVLHSLLSVERIEKQPPTTEDGNQVIIISASDSTSSVQTETSSPQNQNNQITGGMVQWHTPVTGQQAVFASIVDNNQQFGSNVNSEQVLWQTDGIQLWQGSHQTTAICIPNVETSNVAEQETFTSATSERPEAALKVKKKMTLMKTADSRTNTKSKTPQKSKQKVRDSSDMDPTQLEENAQQVKERFEKGCECQEENCFKGLSPEYVYRHRLNIAELTKGEHDMYLMGVTMAVLTNPEETVRHKERQRLRAQYAFQGRRVCLAAFLYLENCTHYQLKRIRKHVMVHGVSPRVHGNCGKKPHNTFPLDSYRHATSFLQRFIEKHTQSSATTVNGSSPGSGMKSKSKPVGKTTPLYLPSEITRKTIHNAYCQYCENYDPSIKVMGYSTFRHFMKEQFPHVKFCKTESSCNRTAVNNQTQKCNGNNSVQVVDTLPQQCIKLPSESLTAQVPENCQETQATSILRHGQLTAIPIIFSQPTSQSETTLPANVSQEQAFIVKPILHASLDGTPVSINSSGTFTSYQLAPAHPTYTTHPHNSQTIAVASIDGNTQDTFAFTTL; via the coding sequence GTGATCATTATTTCGGCCAGTGACTCTACATCTTCTGTGCAGACTGAAACATCATCTCCTCAAAACCAAAACAACCAAATTACTGGTGGAATGGTTCAGTGGCATACACCAGTGACTGGACAACAAGCCGTCTTTGCAAGTATTGTGGATAACAACCAACAGTTTGGTAGCAACGTAAATAGTGAACAAGTGCTGTGGCAGACAGATGGTATACAGTTGTGGCAAGGTTCCCACCAAACAACAGCAATTTGTATACCTAATGTTGAAACATCAAATGTGGCAGAACAAGAAACTTTTACCAGTGCAACCTCAGAAAGGCCTGAGGCAGCActaaaagtgaagaaaaaaatgaCTTTAATGAAGACAGCAGATTCGAGGACAAATACTAAGTCAAAAACACCTCAGAAATCTAAACAAAAAGTCAGAGACTCAAGTGATATGGACCCAACTCAGTTGGAGGAAAATGCACAACAAGTGAAAGAAAGATTTGAGAAAGGCTGTGAGTGCCAAGAAGAAAACTGTTTTAAAGGACTTAGTCCTGAGTATGTATATCGACACAGGCTGAATATAGCAGAGCTAACCAAAGGTGAACATGACATGTACCTTATGGGTGTTACAATGGCTGTGCTTACTAATCCGGAAGAAACTGTTAGACACAAAGAGAGACAACGATTGCGTGCCCAGTATGCATTTCAGGGCCGCCGAGTTTGCTTGGCCGCTTTCTTATATCTGGAAAACTGTACTCATTACCAGTTGAAGAGAATCCGGAAACATGTTATGGTACATGGTGTATCACCACGTGTTCATGGAAACTGTGGAAAGAAGCCCCACAACACGTTTCCTCTTGACAGTTACCGTCATGCGACATCTTTCCTTCAACGTTTTATTGAGAAACACACTCAAAGCTCAGCAACCACTGTTAACGGGTCATCACCAGGTTCCGGGATGAAGAGTAAGTCAAAGCCTGTAGGGAAAACAACTCCTTTATACTTGCCCTCAGAAATTACAAGAAAGACTATTCATAATGCATATTGTCAATATTGTGAAAATTATGATCCATCAATAAAAGTAATGGGTTATTCTACATTTAGGCATTTTATGAAGGAACAGTTTCCACATGTGAAATTTTGCAAAACTGAAAGCAGTTGTAACAGAACAGCAGTAAACAATCAGACACAGAAATGTAATGGAAACAACTCTGTTCAGGTTGTGGACACACTTCCACAGCAATGTATAAAATTGCCAAGTGAGTCTCTTACTGCACAGGTGCCTGAAAATTGTCAAGAAACGCaagctacatctatactccgtcATGGCCAGTTAACTGCTATTCCCATCATATTCTCACAACCCACTTCTCAGTCAGAAACAACACTCCCTGCAAATGTTTCTCAAGAGCAAGCTTTTATTGTAAAACCTATTTTACATGCATCTCTGGATGGAACACCAGTGTCAATAAACAGTTCTGGGACATTTACATCGTATCAGCTAGCTCCAGCACATCCAACATACACAACTCACCCACACAATTCTCAGACAATAGCTGTAGCCTCAATAGATGGTAATACACAGGACACATTTGCATTTActacattataa